One window of Papio anubis isolate 15944 chromosome 10, Panubis1.0, whole genome shotgun sequence genomic DNA carries:
- the MAP3K19 gene encoding mitogen-activated protein kinase kinase kinase 19: protein MFLLIERHAESLLDICHDTSSSPTDMMIVTKNQNIILQSISSTEEFDQDGDCSRSTPVSEEEDPSGGRQDWQPRTEGVEITVTFPRDVSPPQEMSQEDLKERNQITSSHQEWAQAHAVSHPNEIEMVELRTNTLTMRPLLLQKEESSRELCDVNLGFLLPRSCLEPNISKSVTREDAPHFLKEQQRKSEESSTSDVKYSGQSIEFPLPPLSLLPTRSGVLSIPRNHKFPKEKERNIPSLTSFVPKLSASVRQSDELSPTNKPPGALVKLLMDSTLRSSDGFIWSRNICSFPKANHHRQCLEMEENWKSKEIEECNKIETIHLEKGQSSVSFENLKEGNVPADREEDIDCHGSKPRKAEEENSQYLSSRKNERSVAKNYEQDSEIVRTIPSKFQEAQHSEITPSQDEEMRNNKAASKRASLHKGEAMEPNNILEECTVLKSLSNVFFDDPIDKLPEGRSSMETNIKISIAEGAKPEMSGMVPLIHITFPVDGSPKEPVIAKPSLQKRKRTIHNNHSVNILVHQENDKPEMNSHKSKLDSKTKTIKKTPPNFLISTEGPIKPTMHKTSIKAQIFPALGLVDPRPWQMPRFQKRMPQIAKKQSTHRTQKPKKQSFPCICKNPGIQKSCVPLSVQPAEPRLNYLDLKYSDMFQEINSAANGPGIYEMFGTPVYCHVREAERDENKYYREICSAPSGRCITNKCRSSHSERSSNIRTRLSQKKPHMKPPKTSFGIKQEHKGLISKEKSSKAVRSNLRDIENGDGISEPDWQIKSSGNEFLSSKDEIHPMNWAQTPEQSMKQNEFPPVSDLSIVEEVSVEESTGDRDISNNQILTTSLRDLQELEELHHQIPFIPSENSWAVPSEKNSNKYVQQEKQNTASFSKVNASQISTNDLESDSVSDQSKTLANFSFQEKQESASSQTYQYWIHYLDHDSLANKSITYQMFGKTLNGTNSISQAIPDSVNNEELTDELLGCLAAELLALDEKDNNSCQKMANGTDPEDLNRILSQRGSTPKEMDRGTTNVKMQRHSNGLRIYDREEKFLISNEKMTFSENSLKSEEPILWTKGEILGKGAYGTVYCGLTSQGQLIAVKQVALDTSDKLATEKEYQKLQEEVDLLKALKHVNIVAYLGTCLQENTVSIFMEFVPGGSISSIINRFGPLPEMVFCKYTKQILQGVAYLHENCVVHRDIKGNNVMLMPTGIIKLIDFGCAKRLAWAGLNGTHSDMLKSMHGTPYWMAPEVINESGYGRKSDIWSIGCTVFEMATGKPPLASMDRMAAMFYIGAHRGLMPPLPDHFSENAADFVRMCLTRDQHERPSALQLLKHSFLERSH from the exons GAGTTCGACCAAGATGGTGACTGCAGTCGTTCCACACCGGTTAGTGAAGAAGAAGATCCCAGTGGTGGTAGACAGGACTGGCAACCCAGGACAGAAG GTGTTGAGATCACTGTGACTTTTCCAAGAGATGTCAGTCCTCCCCAAGAAATGAGCCAAGAAGActtaaaagaaaggaa TCAGATAACCTCATCGCATCAAGAATGGGCACAAGCACATGCAGTTTCTCATCCAAATGAAATTGAGATGGTGGAGCTCAGGACAAACACGCTGACCATGCGGCCCTTACTTTTGCAAAAAGAGGAAAGTTCCAGGGAGCTCTGCGATGTGAACTTGGGCTTTTTGCTGCCGAGATCTTGTTTAGAACCAAACATTTCCAAGTCTGTAACCAGAGAAGATGCTCCTCATTTTCTGAAGGAGCAGCAAAGAAAATCTGAAG aGTCTTCGACCTCTGATGTGAAGTACAGTGGCCAAAGCATCGAG tTCCCTCTGCCACCACTGTCACTCTTGCCCACGCGATCTGGTGTCCTTAGTATCCCCCGAAATCACAAGtttccaaaagagaaagaaagaaacattccaagcctCACATCTTTTGTGCCTAAGCTCTCAGCGTCTGTTCGTCAATCTGATGAGCTTAGCCCAACAAATAAGCCTCCAGGAGCCCTAGTTAAGTTGTTGATGGATTCGACTCTCAGGTCTTCTGATGGCTTCATTTGGTCAAGAAACATATGCTCTTTTCCTAAGGCTAACCATCACAGACAATGCCTGGAGATGGAGGAGAACTGGAAATCCAAGGAAATAGAAGAATGTAACAAAATTGAAACCATCCACCTTGAAAAAGGGCAGTCTTCAGTGTCTTTTGAGAATTTGAAGGAAGGCAATGTTCCTGCAGATAGGGAAGAGGATATTGACTGCCATGGGAGTAAACCGAGAAAAGCTGAAGAAGAGAACTCTCAATATCTTTCatcaagaaagaatgagaggtcAGTAGCCAAAAACTATGAACAAGATTCAGAAATAGTACGTACCATTCCAAGCAAGTTCCAAGAAGCCCAGCATTCAGAAATAACTCCAAGCCAGGATGAAGAGATGAGAAATAATAAAGCTGCTTCAAAAAGAGCTTCATTACATAAAGGTGAAGCAATGGAACCAAACAATATTTTAGAAGAGTGTACTGTACTTAAAAGCTTATCCAATGTATTCTTTGATGACCCCATTGATAAACTCCCGGAAGGTCGTAGCAGCATGgagacaaacataaaaatatcaatagcAGAAGGAGCCAAACCAGAAATGAGTGGGATGGTGCCTCTTATCCACATCACCTTCCCTGTGGATGGAAGCCCCAAGGAACCAGTAATAGCCAAACCAagcctccaaaaaagaaagagaaccatTCATAACAACCATAGTGTCAACATACTTGTACACCAAGAAAATGACAAGCCTGAGATGAATTCCCATAAAAGTAAGTTGGATTCAAAAACTAAGACAATTAAGAAGACACCTCCGAATTTCCTGATTTCTACTGAAGGTCCCATTAAGCCTACCATGCATAAAACCAGCATAAAAGCACAAATTTTCCCTGCTTTGGGACTTGTTGACCCCAGGCCTTGGCAAATGCCCAGGTTTCAAAAGAGAATGCCACAGATAGCAAAGAAGCAATCAACTCACCGGACTCAGAAACCTAAAAAGCAATCATTTCCTTGCATATGTAAAAATCCAGGAATACAAAAGTCATGTGTTCCTCTCTCTGTTCAACCGGCAGAGCCAAGACTAAATTACCTAGATCTTAAGTATAGTGATATGTTCCAAGAAATCAATTCAGCTGCTAATGGACCTGGAATCTATGAAATGTTTGGGACCCCTGTTTATTGTCATGTGCGAGAGGCTGAAAGGGATGAAAACAAATATTACCGTGAGATATGTTCGGCTCCATCAGGCAGATGTATCACCAATAAATGTCGATCTTCACACAGTGAGAGGAGCAGCAATATCAGAACAAGACTTTCTCAGAAAAAACCACATATGAAACCCCCAAAGACTTCATTTGGCATTAAACAAGAGCACAAAGgcttaatttctaaagaaaagagttCCAAGGCTGTACGTAGCAACCTACGTGACATTGAAAACGGTGATGGTATTTCAGAACCAGACTGGCAGATAAAGTCTTCAGGAAATGAGTTTCTATCTTCCAAAGATGAAATTCATCCCATGAACTGGGCTCAGACACCTGAGCAGTCCATGAAACAGAATGAATTCCCTCCTGTCTCAGATTTATCCATTGTTGAAGAAGTTTCTGTGGAAGAGTCTACGGGCGATAGAGACATTTCTAACAATCAAATACTCACCACAAGCCTCAGAGATCTGCAAGAACTTGAAGAGCTACATCACCAGATCCCATTTATCCCTTCGGAAAACAGCTGGGCAGTGCCCAGTGAGAAGAATTCTAACAAGTATGTACAGCAAGAAAAGCAGAATACAGCATCTTTTAGTAAAGTAAATGCCAGCCAAATTTCAACTAATGATCTAGAGTCTGATAGTGTTTCAGATCAATCTAAAACACTTGCAAATTTCTCTTtccaagaaaaacaagaaagtgcATCTTCCCAGACATATCAATATTGGATACATTATTTAGATCATGATAGTTTAGCAAATAAGTCAATCACTTATCAAATGTTTGGAAAAACTTTAAATGGCACAAATTCAATTTCCCAAGCAATTCCGGACTCTGTAAATAATGAGGAATTGACAGATGAATTATTAGGTTGTCTAGCTGCAGAGTTATTAGCTCTTGATGAGAAAGATAACAACTCTTGCCAAAAAATGGCAAATGGAACAGATCCTGAAGACCTAAATCGTATCCTCAGTCAGAGAGGAAGTACCCCAAAAGAAATGGACAGAGGGACAACAAATGTCAAAATGCAG AGGCATAGTAATGGGCTCAGGATATATGACAGGGAGGAGAAATTTCTCATCTCAAATGAAAAGATGACGTTTTCTGAAAATAGTTTAAAGTCTGAAGAACCGATCCTATGGACCAAGGGTGAGATTCTTGGAAAGGGAGCCTATGGCACA GTATACTGTGGTCTCACTAGCCAAGGGCAGCTAATAGCTGTAAAACAGGTGGCTTTGGATACCTCTGATAAATTAGCTACTGAAAAGGAATACCAGAAACTACAGGAAGAAGTAGATTTGCTCAAAGCACTGAAACATGTCAACATTGTGGCCTATTTGGGGACATGCTTGCAAGAGAACACTGTGAGCATTTTCATGGAGTTTGTCCCTGGTGGCTCAATCTCTAGTATTATAAACCGTTTTGGGCCATTGCCTGAGATGGTGTTctgtaaatatacaaaacaaattcTGCAAGGTGTTGCTTATCTCCATGAGAACTGTGTGGTACATCGcgatataaaaggaaataatgttaTGCTCATGCCAACTGGAATAATAAAGCTGATTGACTTTGGCTGTGCCAAGCGTTTGGCCTGGGCAGGTTTAAATGGCACCCACAGTGACATGCTTAAGTCCATGCATGGGACTCCATATTGGATGGCCCCAGAAGTCATCAATGAGTCTGGCTATGGAAGGAAATCAGATATCTGGAGCATCGGTTGTACTGTGTTTGAGATGGCTACAGGGAAGCCTCCACTGGCTTCCATGGACAGGATGGCTGCCATGTTTTACATCGGAGCACACCGAGGGCTGATGCCTCCTTTACCAGACCACTTCTCAGAAAATGCAGCAGACTTTGTGCGCATGTGCCTGACCAG GGACCAGCATGAGCGACCTTCTGCTCTCCAGCTCCTGAAGCACTCCTTCTTGGAGAGAAGTCACTGA